From one Streptomyces sp. NBC_01478 genomic stretch:
- a CDS encoding SDR family NAD(P)-dependent oxidoreductase, with protein MNAPRIALVTGANQGLGRALVEGLAARMGPDDTVLLTGRDERRVTDAAREVASLPGTRSRVEGRVLDVTDTDTIAHLADELRRRYGGVDIVISNAVTRMLPGESQAERADEFIDVSNTATHAMLRSFGPVLRPGGRFLVVASSLGTLGHLDPALHDLFDGAGLAQVEYAVESWRSAVHHRTTAEAGWPLWLNVPSKVAQVAAVRAVAAERRRDDLASDTLIASVCPGMVDTATSRPWFEDFSQARSPAEAAVAVLDLVFAERVDPALYGELVRFGAALDWHSGKPLVEQDLKLTP; from the coding sequence ATGAACGCTCCACGCATCGCCCTCGTCACGGGCGCCAACCAGGGACTCGGCCGCGCCCTCGTCGAGGGACTGGCGGCCCGCATGGGCCCCGACGACACGGTCCTGCTCACCGGCCGCGACGAGCGGCGGGTCACCGACGCGGCCCGCGAGGTGGCGAGCCTGCCCGGCACACGCAGCCGGGTGGAGGGCCGGGTCCTCGACGTCACCGACACCGACACCATCGCCCACCTCGCCGACGAGCTCCGGCGGCGCTACGGCGGGGTCGACATCGTGATCTCCAACGCCGTGACCCGGATGCTCCCCGGGGAGTCGCAGGCCGAGCGCGCCGACGAGTTCATCGACGTCTCCAACACCGCCACCCACGCGATGCTGCGCTCCTTCGGTCCCGTGCTGCGCCCGGGCGGCCGGTTCCTCGTCGTGGCCAGCAGTCTCGGCACCCTCGGTCATCTCGACCCCGCCCTGCACGACCTGTTCGACGGCGCGGGCCTGGCCCAGGTCGAGTACGCCGTCGAGTCCTGGCGCAGCGCCGTCCACCACCGGACCACGGCCGAGGCGGGCTGGCCGCTCTGGCTGAACGTACCCTCGAAGGTAGCCCAGGTCGCCGCCGTCCGCGCGGTCGCCGCGGAACGCCGCCGGGACGACCTCGCAAGCGACACCCTGATCGCGTCCGTGTGCCCCGGCATGGTGGACACGGCCACCTCTCGCCCCTGGTTCGAGGACTTCAGCCAGGCCAGGTCCCCGGCCGAGGCCGCCGTCGCCGTGCTCGACCTCGTCTTCGCCGAGCGGGTCGATCCCGCGCTCTACGGCGAGCTGGTGCGCTTCGGCGCGGCCCTGGACTGGCACTCCGGCAAACCGCTGGTCGAACAGGACCTGAAGCTCACCCCCTGA